Proteins encoded together in one Plutella xylostella chromosome 17, ilPluXylo3.1, whole genome shotgun sequence window:
- the LOC119691379 gene encoding spermatogenesis-associated protein 20: protein MPNSGRAVLLLRRFSSGDGKLKNINLSQNSSKEPLANPVCIHRDLNLPKRYTTFGPSKVPILTRSFSDNIIKMATPSGESSQGSENPKHTNSLIHEKSPYLLQHAHNPVEWYPWSQEAIDKAKKENKLIFLSVGYSTCHWCHVMEKESFENEEIAKVMNEHYVNIKVDREERPDIDRVYMMFVMATSGGGGWPMSVFLTPDLQPVTGGTYFPPTDRYGRPGFKSVLLSIATKWKNNQAQFEEVGANVIDALKKIVISENGSNMTVPGENAWNKCVKRFTDSFEPEFGGFGLAPKFPQASILNFLFHFYARDKSNPQGKKCLEMCLHTLTKIAKGGIHDHISSGFARYSVDNEWHVPHFEKMLYDQAQLTASYTDAYLATKDEFYADVTRDIIKYVNRDLRHELGGYYSAEDADSYPTADATHKKEGAFCVWEYDELETLLEGKVVKGVPYLDIFSDYFGVKEEGNISPSSDPHGELKGKNVLIVYGSKEKTAQKFNLSLEEFNKAIAECVEILYAARQKRPRPHLDTKMLCCWNGLMMSGLARAGQGLGEKDYVEDAIKTAEFIKQYLYDEETKSLIHSCYRAEDGSITQIAKPIRGFLEDYAYLIKGLLDLYEASLDQRWLQWARQLQGRQDELFWDAQSGGYYTCAAGDATVVLRLKAEQDGAEPSGNSVSCHNLLRLSAYADKSVALEGGAKERDMARKLLTFFAERLNDTPTALPEMMSALVFYTDSPTQVVISGGCSDPRTLALLRAVRSRLLPGRVLAVHDPSLNDTLLSPKHDRPTAYVCRRYACSLPVTDVKQLEDLLDEDLGKVKPKRSYFSVLKKCLSLRISNHSYGIQKRYSNHLNSVSTLRNNMKKIYDCDQLVNEV, encoded by the exons ATGCCTAACAGTGGCCGAGCCGTACTGTTGTTGCGGAGGTTTTCATCTGGAGATGGCAAGTTGAAGAATATAAATCTTAGCCAGAATTCTTCGAAGGAACCCTTGGCTAACCCTGTTTGCATTCACCGTGACTTGAACTTGCCTAAAAG ATACACCACATTTGGACCCAGCAAAGTACCAATATTAACAAGAAGCTTCAGTgacaacattataaaaatggcAACACCTAGCGGGGAATCCAGTCAGGGGTCTGAAAATCCGAAACACACCAACTCTCTCATTCATGAAAAGTCACCCTACCTCCTACAACATGCTCACAACCCAGTTGAATGGTATCCGTGGTCACAGGAAGCCATTGATAAAGCAAAGAAAGAGAATAAACTAATATTTCTCTCAGTCGGGTACTCCACTTGCCACTGGTGCCATGTCATGGAGAAAGAGTCCTTTGAGAATGAGGAAATAGCTAAGGTTATGAATGAACACTATGTGAACATCAAGGTTGACCGCGAGGAGCGGCCGGACATCGACCGAGTGTACATGATGTTTGTGATGGCCACATCAGGTGGTGGCGGCTGGCCCATGTCCGTATTCCTCACCCCTGACCTCCAACCTGTCACAGGAGGCACCTACTTCCCTCCCACTGATCGCTACGGAAGACCCGGCTTCAAATCAGTACTCCTATCCATAGCCACTAAATGGAAAAACAACCAAGCGCAATTTGAAGAAGTGGGCGCTAACGTTATAGATGCTCTCAAAAAGATTGTTATCAGCGAGAATGGCTCAAATATGACTGTGCCAGGGGAAAATGCTTGGAACAAATGTGTCAAGAGGTTCACCGATTCTTTCGAACCGGAATTTGGAGGTTTTGGCTTAGCCCCAAAGTTCCCACAAGCTTCTATTTTAAACTTCCTCTTCCACTTCTACGCTCGCGACAAAAGCAACCCACAGGGGAAGAAATGTCTGGAGATGTGTCTGCACACTCTCACCAAAATAGCTAAGGGCGGCATCCACGACCACATATCCAGCGGGTTTGCGCGATACTCTGTTGACAACGAGTGGCATGTGCCTCACTTCGAGAAAATGCTTTACGACCAGGCACAACTAACCGCTTCCTACACTGACGCATATCTTGCCACGAAGGATGAGTTTTATGCCGACGTGACTAGGGACATAATCAAATACGTCAACAGAGATCTGAGGCATGAGCTAGGAGGCTACTACAGTGCCGAGGATGCTGACTCGTACCCGACCGCCGACGCCACTCACAAGAAAGAAGGAGCATTTTGTGTCTGGGAATATGATGAGCTTGAGACCCTACTAGAGGGTAAAGTCGTCAAGGGTGTCCCATACCTCGACATTTTTTCCGACTATTTCGGAGTGAAGGAGGAAGGCAACATATCTCCATCCAGCGACCCTCACGGAGAGTTGAAAGGCAAGAATGTGCTGATTGTCTACGGAAGCAAAGAAAAGACTGCGCAAAAATTCAATCTAAGTCTAGAGGAGTTTAACAAGGCTATAGCTGAATGTGTCGAGATTCTGTACGCCGCCCGTCAGAAACGGCCGCGTCCGCATCTGGACACCAAAATGCTGTGTTGCTGGAACGGCCTGATGATGTCAGGTCTGGCGCGAGCTGGTCAAGGACTGGGGGAAAAGGATTACGTAGAAGACGCCATCAAAACTGCAGAGTTCATCAAACAGTACCTGTATGATGAAGAGACAAAGTCATTGATTCATTCATGCTACAGAGCTGAGGATGGGTCGATAACGcaaat TGCAAAACCAATCCGCGGCTTCCTAGAAGACTACGCCTACCTCATCAAGGGTCTACTAGACCTGTACGAGGCGTCGCTAGACCAGCGCTGGCTGCAGTGGGCGCGGCAGCTGCAGGGCAGGCAGGATGAGTTGTTCTGGGACGCGCAGAGTGGAGGGTACTATACTTGCGCGGCCGGTGATGCGACCGTTGTGTTGAGGTTGAAGGCTG AGCAAGACGGCGCCGAGCCCTCAGGCAACTCGGTATCCTGCCACAATCTACTCCGCTTATCCGCATACGCTGACAAGAGCGTGGCGCTAGAAGGAGGCGCTAAAGAACGGGACATGGCGAGGAAGCTGCTCACCTTCTTTGCAGAGAGACTCAATGACACGCCCACGGCGCTGCCTGAGATGATGTCTGCTCTTGTGTTTTACACTGACTCTCCTACACAG GTGGTGATATCGGGCGGGTGCTCGGACCCGCGCACGCTGGCGCTGCTGCGCGCCGTGCGCTCGCGCCTGCTGCCGGGCCGCGTGCTCGCAGTCCACGATCCTAGCCTGAATGATACAC TGCTGAGCCCCAAGCACGACCGTCCAACAGCCTACGTGTGCCGCCGCTACGCGTGCTCGCTGCCCGTCACCGACGTGAAGCAACTCGAGGACTTGCTGGACGAGGACTTGGGGAAAG TTAAACCTAAAAGGAGTTACTTCAGTGTGTTGAAAAAATGTCTTAGCTTACGAATTAGCAACCACTCTTATGGTATTCAAAAACGTTACAGCAATCATTTGAACAGTGTGTCCACTCTTAGGaacaatatgaaaaaaatctaCGATTGTGATCAGTTGGTGAATGAAGTCTGA